Within Bactrocera oleae isolate idBacOlea1 chromosome 6, idBacOlea1, whole genome shotgun sequence, the genomic segment cacatacttatatctaTATAAACCTATACAACTGAGGTCAATGACATTTAAAGTCAGTTgtgataaatattatttgtaacatacatacatatatgtatgcatatgtaaggCATTctccatatacatatctatggtATATTTATCTCCAGAAacttcattaataaaaaaataataataaatgtgtaAGTACATGTAAaagcatacttatatacatttgtataaaaatataaagcaaacaatacacataatatactacataagtatgtatgtacataagaataaaaatacGTTAGGCCCATAGATAACGTTAATCAACATAAAGCTTTTATTAAAGTTCACAAGAACTCATTAAATGAGTgtcatatacaaacataagtgTTCATGTACAAAATggatatacatttatgtatgtacatacatatatcgactTATTTTCACAAACCAGTTGGCAAAGTCAtataatacgtacatatgtatataataaataggaATGTTCATGCAATTTCTGGAAGCCAAAATCTCATTCTATTGTTTGGCAAACAAACCTTATACGAAATATACGCAAAAATGTTTGCATGTACACGTGTGTATTGAAATGATTAACTCTGCTTagtatggttgttgttgctattatctCTCACCAAGTCGAAAAGTTTGCTCCGCCGCTGTGAGTATAAATACACCGGCACTCGCGATTGGCGGCATAGTTGAATTTCAAACAGCAAGCAATAAGAAAGCGTTGAACAAGCGCGCAAAAAACTTCAAACAaaacttttactaaaaataaagtgGAAGAactgtttttgaattttatttttctattcttGAGAAGTGAATTAACTAAATACAAACGTAAAAATGTCGTCTCTACCATTAATCTTGAGCTTGGCTGATGACTTGAGCCGCTTGACACCATTCTACGAACCAGTGTTCTACACACGTTGGCCCGCCATTAGCACCACGCCCAGTGGCCGTTTGCGCAAATTGGATAAAGATTTGCCATTAGCTACTATTGGAAAGGATGGGTTCCAAGCCAGTATGGATGTACAGCAATTCAAGCCCAGTGAGTTGAATGTAAAAGTGGTCGATGATCACATCGTGGTCGAGGGTAAACATGAGGAGCGTGAAGATGATCATGGTTACATCTCACGACACTTTGTCCGTCGTTACGCTTTGCCGAAAGGATTCAAGGCCGATAAAGTGGTTTCCACACTGTCTTCGGATGGCGTCTTAACAGTTAGTGTACCAAAGCCGGCCATTGAAGATAAGTCCAACGAGCGTGTGATCCAAATTCAACAAACTGGACCAGCGCACTTGAATGTAAAGGATAATCCGGAGGAGACAACCAAAGAGGAAAAAGCAAAAGCGTGAATCGTATATCATTCACTTAATTTATAGGTGTTGTAGAAAAGTATTAAGAAGTATATAAGAAACATTAtaaaatgattttgtttttaagaaaaaaggctgaattttgagtttttattgctttaaaaactgaattaaaaataaaacagttgttttaaattaaattgtcttTTTATTAGTTTCGTTTCATAGTTTTTTCATTGTAAGTAGCtagaaatttaaaactttacTTTTCCAAACATTGAAAAATCTTAAGTCTATCAAAATGATTTGGCCTTGTAGCtgcttgaaaatttttcta encodes:
- the LOC106627953 gene encoding heat shock protein 23, yielding MSSLPLILSLADDLSRLTPFYEPVFYTRWPAISTTPSGRLRKLDKDLPLATIGKDGFQASMDVQQFKPSELNVKVVDDHIVVEGKHEEREDDHGYISRHFVRRYALPKGFKADKVVSTLSSDGVLTVSVPKPAIEDKSNERVIQIQQTGPAHLNVKDNPEETTKEEKAKA